One segment of Triticum aestivum cultivar Chinese Spring chromosome 2A, IWGSC CS RefSeq v2.1, whole genome shotgun sequence DNA contains the following:
- the LOC123187927 gene encoding uncharacterized protein, translated as MEVAVPVMAPSAPCSPRTAAAMGGGGGSHLPSYCYFFSSAPTSPSRASSYAADEQGDAGTFDFAFGFSGQLRESTPILAAADELFEGGRIRPLNGPRCSGGLLADEDYASLSVSPRSPRRARTMSAVRGGGAGDRAEASADQGQTRGRSGRPAPASSSSGVSSRSRRATRSLSPYRGDPIDDEFCSSPPSPRGAASLMRGCGSGSRKWRLKDLFLFRSASEGRATAGKDPLLKYSMLKSGGDASMRKGRGSAASASDMAPYTVSRAAAEEMRRRTTTPLPFHRNSLFGYFRSNPAIHSISRKLSSYSSSNSNRGRSATAAAN; from the coding sequence ATGGAGGTGGCGGTTCCTGTCATGGCGCCGAGCGCGCCGTGCAGCCCAAGAACCGCGGCTgccatgggcggcggcggcggcagccattTACCTAGCTACTGCTACTTCTTCTCCAGCGCCCCCACCAGCCCGTCCAGGGCCAGCAGCTACGCCGCGGACGAGCAGGGCGACGCCGGGACGTTCGACTTCGCCTTCGGGTTCAGCGGCCAGCTCAGGGAGTCCACGCCcatcctcgccgccgccgacgagctgtTCGAGGGCGGCAGgatccggccgcttaacggccccCGCTGCAGCGGCGGCCTGCTCGCTGACGAGGACTACGCCTCCCTCTCCGTCTCCCCCCGGTCGCCGAGAAGAgcgaggacgatgtccgcggtgcgcggcggcggcgcaggggatcGGGCTGAGGCGTCGGCCGATCAGGGCCAGACGAGGGGCAGGTCCGGCCGGCCGGCCCCCGCGTCGTCCTCGTCGGGCGTGTCGTCCCGGAGCCGGAGGGCCACGCGGTCTCTCTCCCCGTACAGGGGCGACCCGATCGACGACGAGTTCTGCTCCTCCCCACCCTCCCCGCGCGGCGCCGCCTCCCTGATGCGCGGGTGCGGGAGCGGCAGCCGGAAGTGGCGGCTCAAGGACCTGTTCCTGTTCCGCAGCGCGTCGGAGGGCCGCGCCACCGCCGGCAAGGACCCGCTGCTCAAGTACAGCATGCTCAAGAGCGGCGGCGACGCGTCGATGCGGAaggggcggggctcggcggcgtcGGCCAGCGACATGGCGCCGTACACGGTGAGCCGGGCGGCGGCCGAGGAGATGCggcggaggacgacgacgccgCTGCCGTTCCACCGCAACAGCCTCTTCGGCTACTTCCGGTCCAACCCGGCCATCCACTCCATCAGCCGCAAGCTCAGCAGCTACTCCTCGTCGAACTCCAACCGCGGCcggagcgccaccgccgccgccaactga
- the LOC123184990 gene encoding uncharacterized protein, which yields MPIRSAPCAWTVEEFKKWVDVNGDGRISKAELRQAIRRRGCWFATVRAGRAVRRADRDHNGYVDDAELENLVAFAREHLGMNISAR from the coding sequence ATGCCGATAAGGAGCGCCCCGTGTGCGTGGACGGTGGAGGAATTCAAGAAGTGGGTCGACGTGAACGGCGACGGCCGGATCAGCAAGGCCGAGCTCCGGCAGGCCATCCGCCGCCGGGGCTGCTGGTTCGCCACCGTTAGGGCCGGCCGCGCCGTCCGCCGCGCCGACAGGGACCACAACGGCTACGTCGACGACGCCGAGCTCGAGAACCTCGTCGCTTTCGCGCGGGAACACCTCGGCATGAACATCTCTGCCCGTTAG
- the LOC123187928 gene encoding uncharacterized protein: protein MVEPRAGAGAAAAPSPAATVAPPSPNQGTTAGARKRKAPATEKAPRKPRKRQVEEPIQIPVYYGCRKGDFSSVHGDDLVQDCPAIYAENICAHIIGELPLQPQSMSLVDLQLWVFKLFRLHPETQDLHIKGFLKQRKNDPYDEEDPDWYLEYYQWDTHEFYSDKYWRSFANRLKKKRNVTQKFMLYVESSEIRHYDILRKAIGDGYSQQLPLVLPGTESLTRCEFSFRYLKEHLAVTAEEMAVYLTGHNGEHVTPAEAWRARQMALEKEFGTFYDSYNFAPRLLKEIARKNPGGFVDIKDAEVSGCKDFRVLHRIFWAFGQCLQAFGACRPVLCIKGAPLCGKYQGVLLTAVALDANDFSIPVAFAIVECETKESWLWFLRNLERAVVDQADVCIIHDYKKELIDAVEDLLNSRRRQGLKAESRWCMEHLAENFYAYFGDKNLVMMFKKLCQQKRQHTFDKLWKELDELTSKYMTERIWC from the exons ATGGTGGAAccacgcgccggcgccggcgccgccgcagccCCCTCCCCCGCCGCGACCGTCGCACCCCCCTCCCCCAACCAG GGCACCACCGCCGGCGCGAGGAAGCGGAAGGCCCCGGCGACGGAGAAGGCTCCGAGGAAGCCCCGCAAGCGGCAG GTTGAAGAACCGATTCAGATCCCTGTGTACTACGGGTGCAGAAAAGGTGATTTTTCAAGCGTGCACGGCGATGATTTAGTTCAAGATTGCCCAGCCATTTATGCAGAAAACATATGTGCGCACATAATCGGCGAGCTGCCGCTGCAGCCACAGTCGATGTCACTGGTGGATCTACAGCTCTGGGTCTTCAAGCTGTTCAGGCTCCATCCAGAAACACAAGATCTCCATATTAAGGGGTTCCTCAAACAGCGCAAGAATGACCCGTATGACGAAGAGGATCCGGACTGGTATTTGGAGTACTACCAGTGGGACACCCATGAATTTTATTCCGACAAATACTGGAGATCCTTTGCCAACAGATTGAAGAAAAAGAGAAATGTGACACAGAAGTTCATGTTGTACGTGGAATCCTCTGAGATCAGGCACTATGACATATTGCGCAAAGCCATAGGTGATGGTTACTCTCAACAGCTGCCGCTTGTGTTGCCTGGGACAGAAAGCCTGACAAGGTGTGAATTCAGCTTCCGGTACCTTAAGGAACACCTGGCAGTTACTGCTGAGGAAATGGCAGTTTATCTCACTGGTCACAATGGCGAGCATGTTACTCCCGCCGAGGCGTGGAGGGCAAGACAGATGGCTCTGGAGAAGGAATTCGGTACCTTTTATGATTCATACAACTTTGCCCCGAGGTTACTCAAGGAAATAGCACGTAAAAACCCTGGTGGTTTTGTAGACATCAAGGATGCAGAGGTTTCAGGGTGTAAGGATTTTCGAGTCCTCCACCGTATATTTTGGGCGTTTGGACAATGCTTACAGGCCTTCGGTGCCTGTCGCCCTGTGCTGTGCATTAAAGGCGCACCCCTATGCGGGAAATATCAAGGGGTGCTGTTGACAGCTGTAGCATTAGATGCTAATGATTTCTCCATTCCAGTAGCATTTGCCATCGTCGAGTGCGAGACAAAGGAAAGCTGGCTGTGGTTTCTTAGGAATCTGGAGCGAGCAGTGGTTGATCAAGCTGATGTCTGCATTATACACGACTACAAAAAGGAGTTGATCGACGCTGTGGAGGATCTTCTGAATTCCCGTCGACGACAAGGGCTGAAAGCAGAAAGCCGGTGGTGCATGGAACACCTTGCTGAAAACTTCTATGCATATTTTGGCGACAAGAACCTGGTGATGATGTTCAAGAAACTTTGTCAACAGAAGCGACAACATACGTTTGATAAACTCTGGAAGGAGCTCGACGAGTTGACATCCAAATATATGACAGAAAGAATTTGGTGCTAG